The DNA region CGGCCCATTGACCGAGAAGCGAGGACTTGAGCCGCGGCGTACCCGGCGCGGTCTGGGCCAGAATGATCGAGCGGTGAATGTCGGTGCTGTCGGGGTTGTCCCTGCGGGTTTCGGTAAGGCGGATGGCATAGATCGGGCCGCCGGTTTCTTCGTGCAATGTAACAGATAGTTCGGAAGCCGGGTTTGACAGGTCGAAGAAACGCTCGGACGGGGGGCCGTCAAAATGCCAGTTGTGACCATGCACGAAAGCGAGTTTGCGCGCAGCGCCTTTCTTGGCGGTGCCGAGGGATGTCTCAGGTGGGGAGCGCCTTTGGTCGGTGAGTGTGGCGCCTTTCTTGGGGCGAGGAGGCAGAGTGATGTATCCGGCATCGGAGAGGGACAAGACCGCGATGGCGTCGGGCGAGAGTTGCGTCACGCCGGGCAGTTGCACGCGAAACTTCGCGCCGCTGGCGGTATGCGTCAGTCCGACTTCCAGTGTAGGCTGTGCGCCGGGACGCGCCGCGATGCGACGAAACGACAGCGCGTGATCCAACCCACCGTCGCGGTCTTCGGGCAGGGCAATCACCAGCATGTCTTCGAGCGGGTCGAAGCCGGGGATTTCACACACGGTTTGTTCTGAGACGAGAATATCTGTCATGTATTTGCGGCCATGCCAATTGCGCCTTTTGCTAAAGCGTTCCGAGTTCAGGTTGGATTACAACTCGAATCCGAAACACGCGCAACGCACATTCGTCGAAGGGCAAGAAATAGGCTGCTACTGGTTGATGCGTGACGCCGGGTCCGAGGCCAGGTGAGCCGAATTATGCGCCGTCATGGGGGCTTTTGGCGGGGCCAGCCGGGGGTGTGTCAGTGTGATAGCGTTAACGGTTGACCCCGGGTTGGTGCGCAGGATTCGACAAAAAGCGCGTCGGGAGAGGGCTTTTTTGCAAAAAGGGCGGGCGCAAACGGTCGCACTTGGGCTAAGTTGTTGAAATATAACAATATACATCTTGGGCCTGATTCTTCATAGCAGGTTGCTTGGGCGCTGAGGCTCTGCTACACCCGCCTCGATTTTCGTCGCTTTGTGAATGCAAGGCTGCCTCACGCCCCCGGGCCGTCCCCTCCGGCACAAGCGGTTAACGCTTCTGCGCCGAGAGGGGTTTGCGACCACCCGGGCCAAAAAAATCGAAAGGGTGGACGTGTCCGAACCAGCTTCGATCTCCTCCGGCATTGCTGCGCGCTATGCCACCGCCGTGTTTGACCTGGCCAAGGAAGACAAGATCGTGAAGGCCCTTGAGGCCGATATCGACGCGCTTGACGGCGCCATGGCCGAGAGCGCGGATTTCAACGCTCTGATCCATTCGCCGGTCTATTCGCGAGCCGAACAGGCGACGGCCATCGCGGCCATTGCCAAAAAATTGGCGCTGTCGCCGATGATGGCCAATACTCTGGGCCTTATGGCGAGCAAGCGCCGCCTCTTTGTTCTGCCGCAACTGACCACCGCGCTGCGCGCGGCTGTTGCCGATGACAAGGGCGAGGTGACTGCCGAGGTCGTGAGTGCCAAGGCGCTGACCAAGGCGCAGAGCGACAAGCTTGCCAAATCGCTGAAAGCGAGTATTGGCAAGGATGTGAAAATTAAAGCGACCGTTGATGAAAGCCTCATCGGCGGTCTTGTTGTCAAAGTGGGTTCGAAGATGATCGACACGTCGATCCGTTCGCGCCTCAACTCTCTCCAGAACGCAATGAAAGAGGTCGGATAAATGGGTATCCAAGCAGCAGAAATTTCTGCGATCCTGAAGGACCAGATCAAGAACTTCGGTCAGGACGCCGAAGTCGCCGAAGTGGGCCGCGTGCTCAGCGTCGGGGACGGGATTGCCCGTGTGCATGGCCTCGACAACTGTCAGGCTGGTGAGATGGTCGAGTTCCCCGGCGGTATCCGCGGCATGGCGCTGAACCTCGAAGCCGACAACGTCGGCGTCGTGATCTTCGGCTCTGACCGGGACATCAAGGAAGGCGACACCGTCAAGCGCACCAAGTCCATCGTGGACGTGCCGATCGGTGACGAGCTGCTGGGTCGTGTTGTTGACGGGTTGGGTAACCCGATTGACGGCAAGGGCGCGATCAAAACCAAGAACCGCGGCATTGCCGACGTCAAGGCGCCGGGCATCATCCCGCGTAAATCGGTTCATGAGCCGATGGCGACTGGCCTCAAGGCCGTTGACTCGATGATCCCGATTGGCCGTGGCCAGCGTGAGTTGATCATTGGTGACCGTCAGACCGGTAAAACCGCTGTGGCGCTTGATACTATTCTGAACCAGAAGAATTACAACGACGCGGCGGGCGACGATGAGAGCAAGAAGCTCTATTGTGTCTATGTCGCGATTGGTCAGAAACGTTCGACCGTTGCGCAGTTGGTGAAGAAGCTGGAAGAAAGCGGCGCGATTGAGTATTCGATCGTCGTTGCGGCAACCGCGTCTGACCCGGCGCCGATGCAGTTCCTTGCGCCTTATGCCGCCACCGCGATGGCCGAGCATTTCCGCGACAATGGTCGCCATGCGCTGATCATCTATGATGACCTTTCTAAACAGGCCGTTTCGTATCGCCAGATGTCGCTTCTTCTGCGTCGTCCGCCGGGACGTGAAGCCTATCCGGGTGACGTTTTCTATCTCCACTCGCGCCTGCTGGAACGTTCGGCCAAGCTGAACGAAGACAACGGCTCGGGCTCGCTGACGGCTCTGCCGATCATTGAAACCCAGGGTGGCGACGTTTCGGCGTTTATTCCGACTAACGTGATTTCGATCACCGACGGTCAGATCTTCCTTGAAACCGAATTGTTCTATCAGGGCATCCGTCCTGCTGTGAACACCGGTCTGTCTGTTTCGCGGGTTGGCTCTTCGGCACAAACCAAGGCGATGTCGTCTGTTGCCGGTCCGGTTAAACTGTCGCTGGCTCAGTATCGTGAGATGGCTGCCTTCGCGCAGTTTGGTTCTGACCTTGACGCATCGACCCAGCAGTTGCTGGCGCGTGGTGCCCGTCTGACGGAACTGATGAAGCAGCCGCAGTATTCGCCGCTGACCAATGCCGAGATCGTCTGTGTCATCTATGCCGGCACCAACGGTTATCTCGACAAGCTGCCGGTGCGGGAAGTAAGCCGCTTTGAAGACGGGCTTTTGGCGCATCTGCGCAGCAAGCACAAAGATCTGCTGGACGATATCTCCCAGAACGACCGCAAGGTGAAAGACGAGCTGGCAGACAAGATCAAGGCCGCGCTGGACGAATTCGCCGCTGACTTCGCATAAGGGAGATAGGCAATGCCCAATCTCAAGGACCTTAAGACCAGGATCGAGTCGGTCAAATCGACCCGCAAGATCACCAAGGCCATGCAGATGGTCGCCGCGGCAAAGCTACGCCGCGCTCAGGAGGCGGCTGAGGAAAGCCGCCCCTATACCGAGCGTTTCGCAGCCGTCTTGACGGCTGTGGCCTCAAGCGCGGCCGGGTCGGACGACGCGCCGCTTCTGCTGAAGGGCACGGGGCAAGATCAGACCCACCTTCTGGTGGTGATGACGGCTGAACGTGGCTTGTGCGGTGGCTTCAACTCGTCGATCGTGAAACTGGCGAAAGCCAAGATCGAAGAGTTGCAGGCCAAGGGCAAGACCGTGAAAACTCTCACGGTTGGCAAAAAAGGGCGTGAACAGCTGAAGCGGGACTATTCGCATCTGTCTGTTGGTCATGTCGATCTGAGCGAAGTGAAGCGGCTTGGCTATGCCAACGCCAAGGATATCGCGAACGATCTTCTAGCGCGCTTTGACGTCGGCGAATTCGATGTAGCGACGATATTCTTCTCGCGCTTTGAATCGGTGATCAGCCAAGTGCCGACGGCACAGCAGATCATTCCGACGCCGATCCCGGAAGACGCGGGGGCAGGCACGGTTTATGATTACGAACCCGATCAGGACGAAATTCTGGCCGAGTTGCTTCCTGGAGGTGTCGCCACGGCGATTTTCAGCGGTCTGCTGGAAAACGGGGCAAGCGAGCAGGGTGCGCGGATGTCTGCAATGGACAACGCAACGCGCAACGCGGGTGAGATGATCGACAAGTTGACCATCCAGTACAACCGCTCGCGTCAGGCCGTGATCACCAACGAGCTGATTGAGATTATTTCGGGCGCTGAGGCGCTCTAAGAGACAACCGGAGACGAAACATGGCAAATGCAAAAGGCAAGGTCACACAGGTGATTGGGGCCGTTGTGGACGTTCACTTCGAAGATGAACTTCCTGCGATTCTTAACGCTCTTGAAACCGACAACAATGGCAACCGTCTGGTGCTTGAGGTTGCGCAGCACCTCGGGGAAAACACCGTGCGGACCGTTGCAATGGACGCGACCGAAGGTCTGGTTCGTGGCGCGGAAGTGACCGACATGGGCGAACCGATTTCGGTTCCCGTTGGCACGGCGACATTGGGGCGGATCATGAACGTGATCGGCGAACCTGTGGATGAAAAGGGACCGGTCAAATCCAAGACCCGCCGTTCCATCCACCAGGAAGCGCCGGCCTTTGAAGATCAGGCAACCGAGTCGGTTGTTCTCACCACTGGGATCAAGGTGATCGACCTTCTGGCACCTTATGCCAAGGGCGGTAAAATTGGCCTCTTCGGCGGTGCCGGTGTGGGCAAGACGGTTCTCATCATGGAACTGATCAACAACATCGCCAAGGTGCACTCGGGTGTGTCGGTGTTCGCCGGTGTCGGCGAGCGGACCCGTGAAGGCAATGACCTTTACCACGAGATGATTGAATCCGGCGTTATCGTTCCCGACGATCTGGAGAAATCGAAAATTGCACTGGTTTATGGTCAGATGAACGAGCCTCCGGGTGCGCGTATGCGGGTTGCTTTGTCCGGCCTGACGCTGGCCGAACAGTTCCGCGACGAAACCGGTGCGGACGTTCTGTTCTTCGTCGACAACATCTTCCGCTTTACCCAAGCCGGTTCGGAAGTTTCGGCCCTGCTGGGTCGTATTCCTTCGGCTGTGGGCTATCAGCCGACGCTGGCTACCGATATGGGCGCCATGCAGGAGCGGATCACTTCGACAAAATCGGGCTCGATTACTTCGGTGCAAGCCGTTTATGTGCCTGCGGATGACCTTACCGACCCCGCGCCGGCAACGTCGTTTGCGCACCTTGATGCGACCACGGTTCTTGACCGTGCCATCTCGGAATTGGGCATCTATCCGGCGGTTGATCCGCTGGCTTCGACCTCGCGCCTGCTTGACCCTGCTGTTGTGGGTGAAGAGCACTACAAAGTGGCGTCGGACGTTCAGGAAATCCTTCAGCGTTACAAATCGCTTCAGGATATCATTGCGATCCTCGGCATGGACGAATTGAGCGAAGAAGACAAACTGGCCGTGGCACGTGCCCGGAAAATCCAGCGTTTCCTGAGCCAGCCGTTCGACGTGGCCGAAGTGTTCACCGGTTCGCCGGGTGTGCAGGTTTCGCTGGAAGACACTATCGCTTCGTTCAAGGCGGTTGTTGCCGGTGAGTATGACCACCTGCCTGAAGGCGCGTTCTATATGGTTGGCGGTATTGACGAAGTGCTTGCCAAGGCCGAAAAACTGGCTGCCGCAGCCGCTTGATCTCGGCCTCTTGCCCGCTCTCATGCTTGAGGGCGGGTGCTTAGGCTCTCACAAAGGAGAGAAACATGGCTGATACGATGCAGTTCGATCTGGTGAGCCCAGAGCGGCTTCTTGCCTCGATGCAGGTGGCCGAAGTGCAGATTCCCGGCGCCGATGGCGACTTGACGGCGATGCCCGGCCACGCGCCGGTGATCACCACGTTGCGGCCCGGAATTTTGAAGGTCAACGGGCCGGAAGGCGCGAAGGATTATCTGGTCACCGGCGGTTTCGCGGAAGTGAACGCCGAGGGCACGTCGGTCCTGGCAGAGAAGGCGACGCCTGTGGCAGATGCCAAACGGGCCGATCTGGAACCGATGATCGAAGCGGCGCAGACGGCGGCTTCGGAAGCCACTGGCGCGGCGCGCGACGCGGCTGACAAGCAGCTGGCCGACCTTGAGGCGCTGCGTGAGGTGATCGCCTGAGGGTGATCTTCTGTATGATGGTATAAGAAGGCCCGGGCAGTTTATGCTGTGCGGGCCTTTTTCTTTTGCAATTTCGGGTGATTGCGGGAATTCTGGGGGCCGGACACCGGCACGGATATATATACACGCATGAAGAAATTTTCAGCTCAGACCATCGCGATTGCCCAAGGCAATGACGTGCTTTTCGAGGATTTCGAAGACGGTGGCGAAATGTGGACCGGCACCGGCCATCGGGAATGCCGCAAATGGGTTGCCTTCAAGGAGCCGTTTAGCGACTTGCCCGTGGTGCATTGTTCGATGACGTTGTGGGATGTAGACAGCGCCACCAACGTGCGCGCCGATATCGAGGCCGAGAATATCGGCACGGAAGGGTTTGACCTGGTATTTCGGACTTGGGGTGACACCAAGGTCGCGCGCGTGCGTATCGGCTGGATGGCGATTGGCGAGACAAAGGGCGAGGATGACTGGGAGCTTTATTGAGTCTGCCTCGCGGACCTTTGAGCCCTTCGTTTAACCGATCGGCCCAGTCGCGGCGTTTACGGGTTGAAATGATCTCTCACCGGTGTTTTTGCGAAACGACAGATCAAGTCGGCGTTGCAGTAGCCATGGTCGATGGGCAATGGCGTTCGATGAAACCCGCCAGTTCGCGTCAGAACATGCCCTCATAAATCGGTTCGAGCATTTCGGTATCAAACAGCGACGATACGGACGTGCCGTTCCAGATGTTGAGGATGGCTTGGGCAAACATCGGGGCGGTGGGCACAATTCGGATGTTGGGCGCTGCTTGTGCCGTATCGGTTGGTTTGATTGAATCGGTGATCACCAGTGATTTCATCACCGATTTGGTGATCCGGTCGACCGCAGGCCCCGACAAAACGCCATGGGTGATATAGGAGTGCACCTCTTTGGCGCCGTTTTCCATGATCACTTCGGCGGCCTTGCAGAGCGTGCCGGCGGTATCGCAGATGTCATCGACAATGATACAGCATTTGTCTTTCACGTCGCCGATGATGGTCATTTCGGCAATCTCGCCGGGTTTTTCGCGGCGTTTGTCGACGATGGCAAGCGGCGCGTTGATCCGCTTGGCCAA from Rhodobacteraceae bacterium LMO-JJ12 includes:
- a CDS encoding F0F1 ATP synthase subunit gamma, yielding MPNLKDLKTRIESVKSTRKITKAMQMVAAAKLRRAQEAAEESRPYTERFAAVLTAVASSAAGSDDAPLLLKGTGQDQTHLLVVMTAERGLCGGFNSSIVKLAKAKIEELQAKGKTVKTLTVGKKGREQLKRDYSHLSVGHVDLSEVKRLGYANAKDIANDLLARFDVGEFDVATIFFSRFESVISQVPTAQQIIPTPIPEDAGAGTVYDYEPDQDEILAELLPGGVATAIFSGLLENGASEQGARMSAMDNATRNAGEMIDKLTIQYNRSRQAVITNELIEIISGAEAL
- a CDS encoding F0F1 ATP synthase subunit epsilon produces the protein MADTMQFDLVSPERLLASMQVAEVQIPGADGDLTAMPGHAPVITTLRPGILKVNGPEGAKDYLVTGGFAEVNAEGTSVLAEKATPVADAKRADLEPMIEAAQTAASEATGAARDAADKQLADLEALREVIA
- a CDS encoding F0F1 ATP synthase subunit delta is translated as MSEPASISSGIAARYATAVFDLAKEDKIVKALEADIDALDGAMAESADFNALIHSPVYSRAEQATAIAAIAKKLALSPMMANTLGLMASKRRLFVLPQLTTALRAAVADDKGEVTAEVVSAKALTKAQSDKLAKSLKASIGKDVKIKATVDESLIGGLVVKVGSKMIDTSIRSRLNSLQNAMKEVG
- the atpA gene encoding F0F1 ATP synthase subunit alpha is translated as MGIQAAEISAILKDQIKNFGQDAEVAEVGRVLSVGDGIARVHGLDNCQAGEMVEFPGGIRGMALNLEADNVGVVIFGSDRDIKEGDTVKRTKSIVDVPIGDELLGRVVDGLGNPIDGKGAIKTKNRGIADVKAPGIIPRKSVHEPMATGLKAVDSMIPIGRGQRELIIGDRQTGKTAVALDTILNQKNYNDAAGDDESKKLYCVYVAIGQKRSTVAQLVKKLEESGAIEYSIVVAATASDPAPMQFLAPYAATAMAEHFRDNGRHALIIYDDLSKQAVSYRQMSLLLRRPPGREAYPGDVFYLHSRLLERSAKLNEDNGSGSLTALPIIETQGGDVSAFIPTNVISITDGQIFLETELFYQGIRPAVNTGLSVSRVGSSAQTKAMSSVAGPVKLSLAQYREMAAFAQFGSDLDASTQQLLARGARLTELMKQPQYSPLTNAEIVCVIYAGTNGYLDKLPVREVSRFEDGLLAHLRSKHKDLLDDISQNDRKVKDELADKIKAALDEFAADFA
- a CDS encoding H-type lectin domain-containing protein; protein product: MKKFSAQTIAIAQGNDVLFEDFEDGGEMWTGTGHRECRKWVAFKEPFSDLPVVHCSMTLWDVDSATNVRADIEAENIGTEGFDLVFRTWGDTKVARVRIGWMAIGETKGEDDWELY
- the atpD gene encoding F0F1 ATP synthase subunit beta; the protein is MANAKGKVTQVIGAVVDVHFEDELPAILNALETDNNGNRLVLEVAQHLGENTVRTVAMDATEGLVRGAEVTDMGEPISVPVGTATLGRIMNVIGEPVDEKGPVKSKTRRSIHQEAPAFEDQATESVVLTTGIKVIDLLAPYAKGGKIGLFGGAGVGKTVLIMELINNIAKVHSGVSVFAGVGERTREGNDLYHEMIESGVIVPDDLEKSKIALVYGQMNEPPGARMRVALSGLTLAEQFRDETGADVLFFVDNIFRFTQAGSEVSALLGRIPSAVGYQPTLATDMGAMQERITSTKSGSITSVQAVYVPADDLTDPAPATSFAHLDATTVLDRAISELGIYPAVDPLASTSRLLDPAVVGEEHYKVASDVQEILQRYKSLQDIIAILGMDELSEEDKLAVARARKIQRFLSQPFDVAEVFTGSPGVQVSLEDTIASFKAVVAGEYDHLPEGAFYMVGGIDEVLAKAEKLAAAAA